The proteins below come from a single Solidesulfovibrio fructosivorans JJ] genomic window:
- the ptsP gene encoding phosphoenolpyruvate--protein phosphotransferase: MTTLKGIPVSAGISIGRAFFLNRSGVGPLPRQTLSGAMLPAEVERLDGAFAQFTREIEQARERIPAELKEHALILDSHLMILKDPKLAGAARNYVKKLSINAEWALDKAVDDLEKAFAALDDPYFRDRIQDVRTVAGRVLARLAGQTGGTRAIENRVVLMAHDISPADTASLQTDKIMALVTVQGGKTSHTGILARTLGIPAVVGVTELEREVRDGDLVVVDGLRGVVLRAPGEEELARLSDLKYQFEAYQAGIMRGCHLPGETIDGYRIKVKANIEMLDEVSTVVNNGGEGIGLYRTEYSYMNRSKLPTEDELYQEYLDLATIMSPRRVTLRTLDAGADKFVSTLGSLDERNPALGLRAIRLCMRHREIFKIQLRAILRASLAGNIAVMFPMISGLREIRQAKALLAEAKAELRQEGSRFEADMPIGIMMELPSAVMIAEILAREVDFFSIGTNDLIQYSLGIDRTNRFVSHMYQPLHPAVVRSIKHVVDAAHQAGIEVSLCGEMASDPFCVPILMGMQIDCISLTPQAIPGIKRIIRQATMDDCKKLLKLVLESPSVSRTNALVQETIFRQFPDELMFYSSLLDREDIATS; encoded by the coding sequence ATGACGACGCTTAAAGGCATTCCCGTTTCGGCCGGAATCTCCATCGGACGGGCCTTTTTCCTCAACCGATCGGGGGTCGGCCCCCTGCCCCGCCAGACGCTTTCCGGCGCCATGCTGCCGGCCGAGGTGGAACGGCTGGACGGGGCGTTCGCCCAGTTCACGCGCGAGATCGAGCAGGCCCGCGAGCGCATTCCGGCCGAGCTCAAGGAACATGCGCTCATCCTCGACTCGCACCTGATGATCCTCAAAGACCCGAAACTGGCCGGGGCGGCCCGCAACTACGTCAAAAAGCTCTCCATCAACGCCGAATGGGCCCTGGACAAGGCCGTGGACGACCTGGAAAAGGCCTTTGCCGCCCTCGACGATCCCTATTTCCGCGACCGCATCCAGGACGTGCGCACCGTGGCCGGCCGGGTCCTGGCCAGACTCGCCGGGCAGACCGGCGGCACCCGGGCCATCGAAAACCGGGTCGTGCTCATGGCCCACGACATTTCCCCGGCCGACACCGCGAGCCTTCAGACCGACAAGATCATGGCCCTGGTCACGGTCCAGGGCGGCAAGACTTCCCATACCGGCATCCTGGCCCGCACGCTGGGCATCCCGGCCGTGGTCGGAGTGACGGAGCTCGAGCGCGAGGTGCGCGACGGCGATCTGGTGGTGGTGGACGGGCTGCGCGGCGTGGTGCTGCGCGCCCCGGGCGAGGAGGAGCTGGCCAGGCTCTCGGACCTCAAATACCAGTTCGAGGCCTACCAGGCCGGCATCATGCGCGGCTGCCACCTGCCCGGCGAAACCATCGACGGCTACCGCATCAAGGTCAAAGCCAACATCGAGATGCTCGACGAGGTGTCGACCGTGGTCAACAACGGCGGCGAGGGCATCGGGCTCTACCGCACCGAATATTCCTACATGAACCGGTCGAAGCTGCCGACCGAGGACGAGCTGTACCAGGAGTACCTCGACCTGGCCACGATCATGTCGCCAAGGCGGGTCACGCTTCGCACCCTGGACGCCGGCGCGGACAAGTTCGTCTCCACCCTGGGATCGCTCGACGAGCGCAACCCGGCGCTGGGGCTTCGGGCCATACGCCTGTGCATGCGCCACCGCGAGATCTTCAAGATCCAGCTGCGGGCCATCCTGCGGGCCTCGCTTGCCGGCAACATCGCGGTCATGTTCCCCATGATCTCGGGCCTGCGGGAAATCCGGCAGGCCAAGGCGCTTCTGGCCGAGGCCAAGGCCGAACTGCGCCAGGAAGGCAGCCGTTTCGAGGCCGACATGCCCATCGGCATCATGATGGAGCTGCCCTCGGCCGTGATGATCGCCGAAATCCTGGCCCGGGAGGTCGATTTCTTCAGCATCGGCACCAACGACCTCATCCAGTATTCGCTCGGCATCGACCGCACCAACCGCTTCGTGTCCCACATGTACCAGCCGCTGCACCCGGCCGTGGTCAGGAGCATCAAGCACGTGGTCGACGCGGCCCACCAGGCCGGCATCGAGGTGAGCCTGTGCGGCGAGATGGCTTCCGACCCCTTTTGCGTGCCCATCCTCATGGGCATGCAGATCGACTGCATAAGCCTCACCCCGCAGGCCATTCCCGGCATCAAGCGCATCATTCGCCAGGCCACCATGGACGACTGCAAAAAACTGCTTAAATTGGTCCTGGAAAGTCCGTCGGTCTCCCGGACCAACGCCCTTGTCCAGGAAACCATCTTCCGGCAGTTCCCGGACGAACTGATGTTTTACTCCTCCCTGCTCGACCGCGAGGACATCGCGACGTCGTGA
- a CDS encoding HPr family phosphocarrier protein encodes MTNQTNDTGATALDDIMPTDAGFALTVRVLNEQGLHARPAAKLAQEAQKFPCDISLSMAGETVDAKSILDILTLAAGNGAELELRASGPEAEAALTSLATLIRNRFR; translated from the coding sequence ATGACCAACCAGACCAACGATACGGGCGCGACGGCCCTTGACGACATCATGCCCACGGACGCGGGCTTCGCGCTTACCGTGCGCGTGCTCAACGAGCAGGGACTCCACGCCCGCCCGGCGGCCAAGCTGGCCCAGGAGGCGCAGAAGTTCCCCTGCGACATCAGCCTGTCCATGGCCGGGGAAACCGTTGACGCCAAAAGCATCCTCGATATCCTCACCCTGGCCGCGGGCAACGGGGCCGAGCTCGAACTGCGGGCCAGCGGCCCGGAAGCCGAGGCGGCCCTGACGAGCCTCGCCACGCTTATCCGCAACCGTTTCCGGTAG
- a CDS encoding FAD-binding oxidoreductase produces MKSSTLLNESQKRALASIFPGDAAVFTPEETFVYGTDASRRFAPPAAAVRPDSCEQVKELLAFAQAERIPILPRGRATNTVGDCVPVAGGIVVSTARLNRILEIDPDDFVAVVEPGVVTGDLQAAIAAQKLFYAPDPASVKFSTVGGNAATCAGGMRAVKYGVTRDHILGIEAVLPGGQVLTTGGRTHKNVVGLDLTRLFVGSEGTLGLFTKLTLKLLPLPQATATLAVAYPSIDAALAAAGDVFRAGILPVALEMLGQEAMKAVAAISAVPWPADAGAALFVRVDGSPEAVAADVALLERATADAGPVWTERAVTPEAEENLWELRRLLNPASFKAAPDKISDDVTVPRGALREAAAGIKAIGEEERVRILLFGHVGDGNLHVNIMHDAADADERARAQSARERILMLCLALRGTLSGEHGVGLSKLPFLDRQLDEGQREILRRVKAVFDPAGIMNPQKAY; encoded by the coding sequence ATGAAATCTTCCACGCTCTTAAACGAATCGCAAAAGCGCGCCCTGGCTTCGATCTTCCCCGGCGACGCGGCCGTTTTCACCCCTGAGGAAACCTTCGTTTACGGCACCGACGCCTCGCGCCGCTTCGCCCCCCCGGCGGCGGCCGTGCGGCCGGACAGTTGCGAGCAGGTCAAGGAATTGCTGGCCTTCGCCCAGGCGGAGCGCATCCCCATCCTGCCCCGGGGCCGGGCCACCAACACCGTGGGCGACTGCGTGCCGGTGGCCGGAGGCATCGTGGTGTCCACGGCGCGGCTCAACCGCATTCTCGAAATCGACCCGGACGACTTCGTGGCCGTGGTCGAGCCGGGCGTGGTCACGGGCGACTTGCAGGCGGCGATCGCGGCGCAAAAGCTCTTTTACGCCCCGGACCCGGCCAGCGTGAAATTTTCCACCGTGGGCGGCAACGCCGCCACCTGCGCCGGGGGCATGCGGGCCGTCAAATACGGCGTCACCCGCGACCACATCCTCGGCATCGAGGCGGTGCTGCCCGGCGGGCAGGTGCTGACGACCGGCGGGCGCACCCACAAAAACGTGGTCGGCCTGGACCTCACGCGCCTTTTCGTGGGCTCGGAAGGAACGCTCGGGCTTTTCACCAAGCTGACGCTCAAACTTTTGCCCCTGCCCCAGGCCACGGCCACCCTGGCCGTGGCCTACCCGAGCATCGACGCGGCCCTTGCCGCCGCCGGCGACGTCTTCCGGGCCGGCATCCTGCCCGTGGCCCTGGAAATGCTCGGACAGGAGGCCATGAAGGCCGTGGCCGCCATAAGCGCCGTGCCCTGGCCGGCCGACGCCGGGGCGGCGCTTTTCGTGCGCGTGGACGGCTCGCCCGAGGCCGTGGCCGCCGATGTGGCCCTGCTGGAGCGGGCGACGGCCGACGCCGGGCCGGTCTGGACCGAACGGGCCGTCACCCCGGAGGCCGAGGAGAATTTGTGGGAACTGCGCCGGCTGCTCAACCCGGCCTCGTTTAAAGCCGCGCCGGACAAGATAAGCGACGACGTGACCGTGCCGCGCGGCGCCCTTCGCGAGGCCGCCGCGGGAATCAAGGCCATCGGCGAGGAGGAGCGGGTGCGCATCCTGCTCTTCGGCCATGTGGGCGACGGCAACCTCCACGTCAACATCATGCACGATGCCGCCGACGCCGACGAACGCGCCAGGGCCCAGTCCGCCCGCGAGCGCATCCTCATGCTGTGCCTCGCGCTTCGGGGTACGCTCTCCGGCGAGCACGGCGTGGGCCTGTCCAAGCTGCCCTTCCTCGACCGGCAGCTCGATGAGGGCCAGCGCGAGATCCTGCGCCGCGTCAAGGCCGTCTTCGACCCGGCCGGCATCATGAATCCCCAAAAGGCGTATTGA
- a CDS encoding (Fe-S)-binding protein, with protein sequence MAEELTPVHCLHGQGRRPECILCGRCLPACPLFTATGREELSPRSKFFLARAVAEGRAELSKKAAEILATVCLSCGKCENACPLGLCGPDLVAELRASHPGFAGFLWKLWIEQAGLMWPLARTLTKLVPGNVPVEAVSRAKAAIEAMGAGKAPAPWLFPESFETAHAGKKCVIFAGCVAEHANPRWKETARRLLAGLGLDVLPDPGFTCCGCTLGHAGAPEAQAAMQQQNIEAWRKAGRPLMVVFCATCRCGLRAYARKDLGLAMDEIGLWRENLVSLAELMGGTSFRLGEAAPAHVRYHRPCHGAGGNQDLTFLRRAMGERIVFKESETPCCGFGGLTKLTSPELSDAVAAHALAVYNPAPGDQIVTGCAGCVTQLRSVAPKDIVVGHWLECIG encoded by the coding sequence GTGGCCGAAGAGCTTACCCCCGTCCATTGCCTGCACGGCCAGGGCCGCCGCCCGGAATGCATTCTGTGCGGCCGCTGCCTGCCCGCCTGTCCCCTTTTCACCGCCACCGGCCGCGAGGAGCTCTCCCCGCGCTCCAAATTTTTCCTGGCCCGGGCCGTGGCCGAGGGCCGGGCCGAGCTGTCCAAAAAGGCCGCCGAGATCCTGGCCACGGTCTGCCTGTCCTGCGGCAAGTGCGAAAACGCCTGTCCGCTCGGGCTTTGCGGCCCGGACCTGGTGGCCGAACTGCGCGCCTCGCACCCGGGCTTCGCCGGCTTTCTCTGGAAGCTGTGGATCGAGCAGGCGGGGCTCATGTGGCCGTTGGCCCGGACCCTGACCAAGCTCGTGCCCGGCAATGTGCCGGTCGAGGCCGTCAGCAGGGCCAAGGCGGCCATCGAGGCCATGGGCGCGGGCAAGGCCCCCGCCCCCTGGCTTTTCCCCGAGTCCTTCGAAACCGCCCATGCCGGGAAAAAGTGCGTGATCTTCGCCGGCTGCGTGGCCGAGCACGCCAACCCGCGCTGGAAGGAAACGGCCAGGCGGTTGCTTGCCGGCCTCGGCCTCGACGTCTTGCCCGATCCCGGGTTCACCTGCTGCGGCTGCACGCTGGGCCATGCCGGCGCGCCCGAGGCCCAGGCCGCCATGCAGCAGCAGAATATCGAGGCCTGGCGCAAGGCCGGCCGGCCGCTGATGGTGGTCTTTTGCGCCACCTGCCGTTGCGGGCTTCGGGCCTACGCCCGCAAGGACCTGGGGCTGGCCATGGACGAAATCGGGCTGTGGCGCGAAAATCTCGTTTCCCTGGCCGAACTCATGGGGGGCACGTCCTTTCGCCTCGGCGAGGCGGCGCCCGCGCACGTGCGCTACCACCGTCCCTGCCACGGGGCCGGCGGCAACCAGGACCTGACCTTTTTGCGCCGGGCCATGGGGGAGCGCATCGTTTTCAAGGAATCCGAAACGCCGTGCTGCGGCTTCGGGGGCCTGACCAAACTGACATCGCCGGAACTCTCCGACGCCGTGGCGGCCCATGCCCTGGCCGTCTACAATCCGGCCCCGGGCGACCAGATC
- the smpB gene encoding SsrA-binding protein SmpB, with translation MTAKESGEKLVAQNKKARHLYEFLEKYEAGMALTGSEVKSLRAGRVSFKDGYVKFEGDEAFLVGVHIGVYENAGYAGHEPERRRKLLLHAAEIRTLRSRVEQKGLTVVPVRIYFKNGRAKTEIALARGKKVFDRRDDLKNRDLDRDAARELARH, from the coding sequence ATGACAGCCAAGGAATCGGGCGAAAAACTCGTCGCCCAAAATAAAAAAGCCCGACACCTGTATGAGTTTCTCGAAAAGTACGAGGCCGGGATGGCGCTTACCGGGTCCGAGGTGAAATCGCTTCGGGCCGGCCGGGTCAGCTTCAAGGACGGGTACGTCAAGTTCGAGGGGGACGAGGCCTTCCTCGTCGGCGTGCATATCGGGGTGTACGAAAACGCCGGCTATGCCGGCCACGAGCCGGAACGCCGGCGCAAGCTCCTGCTCCACGCGGCCGAAATCCGCACGCTTCGGTCCAGGGTGGAGCAAAAGGGGCTCACCGTGGTGCCGGTGCGCATCTATTTCAAAAACGGCCGGGCCAAGACGGAAATCGCCCTGGCCCGGGGCAAGAAGGTCTTCGACCGCCGCGACGACCTGAAAAACCGGGACCTCGACCGCGACGCGGCCAGGGAGTTGGCCCGGCATTAG
- a CDS encoding PTS system mannose/fructose/sorbose family transporter subunit IID, producing the protein MGNLSEELDARTLSACFLRCYLIGAAYNTRGLQHVGLTYAMEPGLTVLYPDPEKRDAVFARYLDLYNTHFFWTPLLVGLFLSLEAKIAKGVLPAEMLDNVKTTTAFTLSAIGDTFFSASVMGLWGLSAACLVAGGQYAALAVFAGGLFLAAQVFKAATFRAGYREGFHVLRRLKRWDMVNLGRRIKLINAGLLTVFWMLAHPLGETASVADAVLIGILAAWAATRPSVSREIALLILAAGWVLLRSLGPI; encoded by the coding sequence TTGGGGAATTTGAGCGAAGAGCTGGACGCCAGGACGCTTTCGGCCTGTTTCCTGCGTTGCTACCTGATCGGCGCCGCCTACAACACGCGCGGGTTGCAGCACGTGGGGCTGACTTATGCCATGGAGCCGGGACTGACCGTTTTGTATCCCGACCCGGAAAAACGCGACGCCGTGTTCGCCCGCTATCTCGATCTGTACAACACCCATTTTTTCTGGACGCCGCTTTTGGTTGGGCTGTTTCTGTCCCTGGAGGCCAAAATCGCCAAGGGAGTCCTGCCGGCCGAAATGCTTGACAACGTCAAGACCACGACGGCATTCACCCTGTCCGCCATCGGCGACACGTTTTTTTCCGCCAGCGTCATGGGCTTGTGGGGGCTGTCCGCCGCCTGCCTGGTGGCCGGGGGCCAGTACGCCGCCCTGGCCGTTTTCGCGGGCGGGCTTTTCCTGGCGGCCCAGGTGTTCAAGGCGGCGACATTCCGAGCCGGCTACCGGGAAGGCTTCCACGTGCTGCGCCGGCTCAAGCGCTGGGACATGGTCAACCTCGGCCGCAGGATCAAGCTGATCAACGCCGGGCTTTTGACCGTGTTCTGGATGCTCGCGCACCCCTTGGGGGAGACGGCATCCGTGGCCGACGCCGTGCTGATCGGCATTCTGGCGGCCTGGGCCGCCACCCGGCCGTCGGTGTCCCGGGAGATCGCGCTGCTCATCCTGGCCGCCGGCTGGGTGCTGTTGCGTTCCCTGGGGCCGATCTGA